A window of Sphingobium herbicidovorans contains these coding sequences:
- a CDS encoding dienelactone hydrolase family protein, giving the protein MNDGLPSLAFGDEGERVRIAILPDIYGAGPFYQQLATHMAERGAFVHLMDPFHELGPLPEVTREAAFARRHRVRDRAYVDAFAHFIGEQRITGVAGFCLGGLYVFELARRGIPVSLVSLYGFPQGLANDDPLPVPFDYLEGLPHRHVALFGDQDQSQSPENFLRLTEIAERTPDFGLHLFPGSGHGFLADIGSDDPSLAQNARAALEIVEEVLLVGEAKERD; this is encoded by the coding sequence ATGAACGATGGTCTGCCGAGCCTCGCGTTCGGCGACGAAGGAGAAAGGGTCCGGATCGCCATTTTGCCGGACATCTACGGGGCCGGCCCCTTCTACCAGCAATTGGCGACGCACATGGCCGAGCGCGGCGCATTCGTGCATTTGATGGACCCTTTCCACGAGCTGGGCCCTTTGCCGGAGGTTACCCGCGAGGCGGCGTTCGCGCGTCGGCACCGCGTCCGTGATCGCGCTTATGTCGATGCCTTCGCGCATTTCATAGGCGAGCAGCGCATCACCGGCGTTGCCGGCTTTTGCCTCGGCGGTCTTTACGTGTTCGAACTCGCCCGGCGCGGGATTCCGGTGAGCCTGGTAAGCCTCTATGGATTTCCGCAAGGGCTGGCGAACGACGACCCGCTACCCGTGCCGTTCGACTATCTCGAGGGCTTGCCGCACCGTCATGTTGCCCTGTTCGGCGATCAGGACCAATCGCAGTCACCCGAGAATTTCCTTCGGCTGACGGAGATTGCCGAGCGCACACCTGACTTCGGGCTCCACCTATTTCCCGGCTCCGGTCACGGCTTTCTAGCAGACATCGGAAGCGACGACCCTTCGCTCGCGCAAAATGCGCGGGCTGCCCTAGAAATCGTCGAAGAGGTGCTGCTCGTCGGAGAAGCGAAAGAGAGAGACTGA
- a CDS encoding Rieske 2Fe-2S domain-containing protein — protein sequence MSEPDGPPRRLEIMGETFAAFRNTDGVVGILDEQCCHRGASLVLGRVEGCGIRCLFHGWKFAVDGTIMETPNVLDPRFKEKFRAKSYPVREEGGMIWMYMGPAELEPPFPHWPYFDVPAENRLAVAFVVDECNFVQLGEALVDSSHLTILHKDIFARDSDTVVAVAVKNAGAVAAPKIEVQETDFGLYYAATRAVPTEDGGTVDEVRLATFVAPFHYHNANGNFLGIIVPMTDTRTLHYFVWWDEEKQLGLEPTRSAILRDGNLTEELLIQMGTHPDTWFLPDKPNRMNNYRQDREAMKNGAWTGIPPLVPEDVVILSSSGAIRDRSKEILAPADIGVARLYRVFLRLADAIANGEEPSALYSNPMTIAGTHFLVPEGKTWKDFVPEHVPLKKKEAPATASNKESQPA from the coding sequence CTGAGCGAACCCGATGGTCCGCCTCGCAGGCTGGAGATCATGGGTGAGACCTTCGCAGCGTTCCGCAACACCGATGGCGTTGTCGGAATTCTCGACGAGCAATGCTGTCACCGCGGCGCCAGCCTCGTGCTTGGCCGCGTCGAAGGCTGCGGCATCCGCTGCCTCTTCCACGGCTGGAAATTCGCGGTCGACGGTACGATCATGGAAACGCCCAACGTCCTCGACCCGCGCTTCAAGGAAAAATTCCGCGCCAAATCCTATCCCGTTCGTGAGGAAGGCGGCATGATCTGGATGTATATGGGGCCCGCGGAGCTCGAGCCGCCCTTCCCGCATTGGCCCTATTTCGATGTTCCTGCCGAAAATCGGTTGGCCGTGGCCTTCGTCGTCGACGAATGCAATTTCGTTCAGCTCGGTGAAGCGCTCGTTGACAGTTCGCACCTGACGATCCTGCACAAGGATATCTTCGCGAGGGATTCGGATACGGTGGTAGCGGTCGCCGTGAAGAATGCCGGAGCGGTCGCGGCCCCTAAAATCGAGGTCCAGGAAACCGATTTCGGGCTCTATTACGCCGCGACGCGCGCAGTGCCGACCGAAGACGGCGGTACGGTCGATGAAGTGCGGCTCGCGACTTTCGTTGCGCCGTTCCACTATCACAACGCCAACGGCAATTTTCTCGGCATCATTGTGCCGATGACCGATACGCGCACCCTGCACTATTTCGTCTGGTGGGACGAAGAGAAGCAACTCGGTCTCGAACCGACGCGCTCCGCCATCCTTCGCGACGGAAACCTGACCGAAGAACTGCTGATCCAAATGGGAACACATCCCGACACCTGGTTCCTTCCCGACAAGCCGAACCGGATGAACAATTACCGTCAGGATCGCGAGGCGATGAAGAATGGGGCGTGGACCGGAATCCCGCCGCTCGTTCCCGAAGATGTCGTGATCCTCTCCTCCTCGGGCGCGATCCGCGATCGCTCGAAGGAGATTCTGGCACCCGCCGACATCGGTGTCGCGCGTCTCTACCGCGTCTTTCTGCGGCTCGCCGATGCCATCGCCAACGGCGAGGAACCATCGGCACTTTACAGCAATCCGATGACGATTGCAGGAACTCATTTCCTCGTCCCCGAAGGCAAGACTTGGAAGGATTTTGTTCCAGAGCATGTCCCGCTGAAGAAGAAGGAGGCACCGGCCACCGCGAGCAACAAGGAATCGCAGCCGGCCTAG
- a CDS encoding NAD-dependent succinate-semialdehyde dehydrogenase, whose product MTYPDTRLFIGGRWQDAADGRSLAVQNPATGLEIGRVAHCGRADLDRALDAAQRGFEIWRDLTPAERSKIMRRAAGLMRERADEIARLLTQEQGKPLHEAKIEAMAAGDIIEWFAEEGFRLYGRLVPHRTDIAIRQMVIKDAVGPVAAFTPWNFPINQVVRKISAALAAGCSMIVKAPEETPASPAELIRAFQDAGLPDGVLNLVFGDPAEISNYLISSPIIRKITFTGSTPVGKLLASLAGKHMKRVSMELGGHAPAIVCEDADIGLAVKSLSASKFRNAGQVCIAPTRFLVHSSIKHAFADALAAAARDLRVGDGFADGTQIGPLANSRRLAAMAEFQQDAIEKGATLLTGGNRVGDVGNFWAPTVLSDVPLEARLFNDEPFGPVAGIRSFDRLEEAILEANRLSFGLAGYAFTKSLATADILARRVEVGMLWVNSPATPTAELPFGGIKDSGYGTEGGPEALDNYINPRAVVVANV is encoded by the coding sequence ATGACCTATCCGGACACCCGGCTGTTTATCGGCGGCCGTTGGCAGGATGCAGCCGATGGCCGTTCGCTGGCGGTGCAAAATCCGGCGACGGGACTGGAAATCGGCCGCGTCGCTCACTGCGGACGCGCCGATCTCGACCGCGCACTCGATGCTGCCCAACGCGGCTTCGAAATCTGGCGGGACCTCACCCCCGCTGAGCGCAGCAAGATCATGCGCAGAGCTGCCGGCCTCATGCGCGAACGCGCCGACGAGATCGCGCGACTTCTCACGCAGGAGCAGGGCAAACCGCTGCACGAGGCCAAGATCGAAGCAATGGCCGCCGGTGACATCATCGAGTGGTTCGCCGAAGAAGGCTTTCGCCTGTACGGCCGGCTTGTCCCGCACAGAACGGACATCGCGATCCGCCAGATGGTGATCAAGGACGCGGTTGGGCCGGTGGCGGCATTTACGCCGTGGAACTTCCCGATCAATCAGGTGGTGCGCAAGATTTCGGCGGCTCTTGCGGCTGGCTGCTCGATGATCGTGAAGGCGCCCGAAGAGACGCCCGCAAGCCCCGCCGAACTGATCCGGGCATTTCAGGATGCCGGTCTTCCCGATGGCGTGCTCAATCTCGTGTTCGGCGATCCGGCGGAGATTTCGAATTATCTGATTTCGAGCCCGATCATTCGCAAGATCACCTTCACGGGTTCGACGCCGGTCGGCAAGCTGCTTGCGAGCCTAGCCGGCAAACATATGAAGCGCGTGTCGATGGAACTTGGCGGTCATGCGCCGGCCATCGTCTGCGAGGATGCCGATATCGGGCTCGCGGTGAAAAGCCTGAGCGCCTCGAAGTTTCGCAATGCCGGGCAGGTGTGCATCGCTCCGACTCGTTTTCTCGTTCATTCGAGCATCAAGCATGCGTTTGCGGACGCGCTGGCGGCCGCCGCTCGCGACCTCAGGGTCGGAGATGGCTTTGCGGACGGTACGCAGATCGGGCCACTTGCCAATTCGCGTCGGTTGGCCGCGATGGCCGAGTTCCAGCAGGATGCGATCGAGAAGGGCGCCACGCTCCTCACCGGCGGCAATCGGGTCGGCGACGTTGGCAATTTCTGGGCGCCGACGGTGCTGAGCGATGTGCCGCTCGAGGCCCGTCTTTTCAATGACGAGCCCTTCGGGCCTGTCGCCGGTATCCGCAGCTTCGATCGTCTGGAGGAAGCGATCCTCGAAGCCAATCGCCTTTCCTTCGGCCTTGCCGGCTACGCCTTCACGAAATCCCTCGCAACTGCGGATATTCTTGCTCGCCGGGTCGAGGTCGGGATGCTGTGGGTCAATAGTCCGGCGACGCCAACCGCCGAACTGCCTTTCGGCGGTATCAAGGATTCCGGATATGGTACCGAGGGAGGCCCCGAGGCGCTCGACAACTATATCAATCCACGCGCCGTCGTGGTCGCCAACGTTTGA
- a CDS encoding maleylacetate reductase, whose protein sequence is MNIPFVFEGQPYRVLFGHGTLGKLPEEAERLGCERLLIVSTPDQRTAAEEVAALLGDRCAATYHGARMHTPVEVTIDAMAIVAEHRIDGLVALGGGSAIGLSKAIALRTDLPQIAIPTTYAGSEMTRIIGQTEAGEKTTQVTAKVLPETVIYDVDLTLTLPPKLSVTSGINAMAHAVEALYATNGNPIVQLMAEEGIAALYRGLPTIAQWPDDKDARRDALYGAWLCAICLGQTSMALHHKLCHVLGGSFDLPHAETHTIILPHALAYNAPTARDAVDAIKRALGGDGIAGRIYDLAEGAGVPVALRDLGMEESDIDRAVALALANAYANPRPLEPHLLRRLIANAWAGVRPDHSTYTD, encoded by the coding sequence ATGAATATTCCGTTTGTTTTCGAAGGTCAGCCCTATCGGGTTCTGTTCGGCCATGGGACGCTCGGCAAGTTACCCGAGGAGGCAGAGCGACTGGGCTGCGAACGTCTGCTCATAGTTTCGACACCTGACCAGCGAACGGCAGCAGAGGAGGTTGCCGCGCTTCTGGGCGACCGGTGCGCCGCCACCTATCACGGCGCGCGGATGCACACCCCGGTCGAGGTGACCATCGACGCCATGGCGATCGTCGCAGAGCATCGGATCGATGGTCTTGTAGCCTTGGGCGGCGGGTCGGCGATCGGCCTGTCGAAAGCAATCGCGCTTCGAACCGACCTTCCCCAGATCGCCATTCCCACGACCTATGCCGGATCGGAGATGACCCGGATCATCGGCCAGACCGAAGCGGGAGAAAAGACGACCCAGGTGACGGCCAAGGTTCTCCCCGAAACGGTGATATACGATGTCGATCTGACGCTGACCTTGCCCCCGAAGCTTTCGGTTACCAGTGGTATCAATGCGATGGCGCACGCGGTCGAAGCCCTTTATGCGACCAACGGCAATCCGATCGTGCAGCTGATGGCCGAGGAAGGCATCGCGGCACTCTATCGTGGGCTACCGACAATCGCACAGTGGCCCGACGACAAGGACGCGCGCCGCGACGCGCTTTACGGCGCGTGGCTCTGCGCGATCTGCCTGGGTCAGACGAGTATGGCCCTTCATCACAAGCTCTGCCACGTGCTGGGCGGCTCCTTCGACCTCCCGCACGCCGAAACGCACACGATCATTCTGCCGCACGCGCTCGCCTATAATGCGCCCACCGCACGCGATGCCGTCGACGCCATCAAGCGCGCGCTGGGCGGCGACGGGATAGCCGGTCGTATCTACGACCTGGCCGAAGGGGCCGGCGTCCCGGTGGCGCTACGCGATCTCGGCATGGAGGAGAGCGATATCGACCGGGCCGTCGCGCTGGCGCTTGCGAATGCCTATGCCAATCCGCGCCCGCTCGAGCCGCATCTCCTGCGCCGCCTGATCGCAAACGCCTGGGCGGGCGTCCGGCCCGATCACAGCACTTACACGGATTAA